A genome region from Fervidobacterium changbaicum includes the following:
- a CDS encoding STAS domain-containing protein, whose protein sequence is MYTYTEHGKAVVIKIGGSIDIQNAQSFKDWVISEFLENGKKYVILDMTHATNIDSYGLGILVGIYKRLVLQDGYLKIVAPNKNIRTLFEVTGLDRIIRIYETVSNAIKDE, encoded by the coding sequence ATGTACACATACACCGAACATGGAAAAGCTGTGGTCATTAAGATTGGTGGATCTATCGATATACAAAATGCGCAAAGTTTTAAGGACTGGGTTATCTCTGAATTCTTAGAGAATGGAAAAAAGTACGTAATACTGGATATGACACACGCCACGAATATTGACAGCTATGGTTTAGGTATTCTTGTCGGTATTTATAAAAGATTGGTTTTACAGGACGGATATCTAAAGATTGTTGCCCCCAACAAGAATATTCGAACATTATTCGAGGTAACTGGTCTAGATAGAATCATAAGAATCTACGAGACAGTCAGTAATGCCATTAAAGATGAATAA
- a CDS encoding SLC13 family permease produces the protein MIATIITIHLFFATVYLVIKEPEVVFRNKRVVLDYARVSLGVLGLLIASGIASLTTIKTAIMPQMNIVPWQILIIFFGSAYICGSLDASGVLKLIAYRFASVSKTGKKLFVNLVLIAGVLTIFTSNDIVTLTLTPIIVYISQYAGINPIPYLISVFFASNTWSMFFYIGNPTNVIVAQAYSLTFFGYAKLMFFPTIVAIITSFIAFYLKYRNTLPKEITITLESSENGVELQNAIKDKRYAFLSSGFFMLFFITIAIGDLIGLQLWKAILIFSGIYLLLNTAFSDVLSERDEVVVEVGRFDYNLTFLVDTLRRVPWKMLPMVLTFFVFVHIFTRFGITKYVGSLFNFKNELVGTVLTTFITAFAANVMINQPMTIFFAQALHKKPINYAMSLVVGSNIGGNITLIGALAGIMWSRILKLYGIEMNNKIFVKETFFVAVLTLFTTSIAIYLVYALSRS, from the coding sequence ATGATAGCAACGATAATCACGATTCATCTGTTTTTCGCTACCGTGTATCTTGTTATAAAAGAGCCTGAAGTTGTTTTTAGAAACAAGAGAGTAGTTTTAGACTACGCAAGAGTATCCTTAGGAGTACTTGGATTGTTGATAGCCTCAGGCATTGCGTCGTTAACGACCATAAAGACAGCTATAATGCCGCAGATGAATATAGTTCCCTGGCAGATACTGATAATATTCTTTGGTTCGGCTTACATATGTGGTTCTCTCGATGCTTCCGGAGTCCTTAAGCTCATTGCGTACAGATTTGCAAGCGTTTCCAAGACGGGGAAAAAGCTGTTTGTAAATCTCGTCCTTATTGCTGGTGTACTTACGATCTTTACATCTAACGATATCGTGACTTTGACACTTACGCCTATTATCGTTTACATAAGCCAGTACGCAGGAATTAATCCGATACCGTATTTGATTTCTGTCTTCTTTGCATCAAATACTTGGAGTATGTTCTTTTACATTGGGAATCCAACTAATGTTATAGTAGCTCAAGCTTATTCACTTACCTTTTTTGGATACGCAAAACTGATGTTTTTTCCAACGATTGTAGCTATAATTACATCGTTCATTGCTTTTTATCTCAAATATAGAAATACACTACCCAAAGAAATTACCATTACACTCGAAAGTAGTGAAAATGGAGTAGAACTTCAAAACGCAATCAAAGACAAACGCTATGCTTTTTTATCAAGCGGATTTTTTATGTTGTTCTTTATTACAATAGCGATAGGTGATTTGATTGGTCTACAACTTTGGAAGGCAATTTTGATATTTTCAGGGATATATCTTCTTCTGAATACGGCCTTCTCAGATGTACTTTCTGAAAGAGATGAAGTCGTAGTTGAAGTCGGAAGGTTTGATTACAACCTTACTTTCTTAGTTGATACATTAAGACGAGTCCCTTGGAAGATGCTACCGATGGTGTTAACGTTCTTTGTATTTGTGCATATTTTTACAAGGTTTGGAATAACGAAATACGTAGGCTCGCTTTTTAACTTCAAAAACGAACTAGTTGGCACCGTATTGACGACGTTTATTACAGCTTTCGCTGCGAACGTGATGATAAACCAGCCAATGACTATATTCTTTGCGCAAGCATTACACAAAAAGCCAATAAACTACGCTATGAGCCTTGTTGTTGGTTCAAACATAGGTGGAAACATAACACTCATAGGTGCGTTGGCAGGTATCATGTGGTCAAGGATACTGAAACTATACGGTATAGAAATGAACAACAAAATATTTGTGAAAGAAACTTTCTTTGTTGCTGTGCTCACATTATTCACAACAAGCATAGCGATCTATTTGGTCTATGCTCTTTCGCGTTCTTAA
- a CDS encoding NAD(P)-dependent malic enzyme produces MGPLDIHRLLQGKYKITVPLEVTEENLKYLYTPGVAEVAMECAREPSNAFIYTRRKRVIAVVSDGSAVLGLGNIGPYGALPVMEGKAMLFKEFGNLDAFPICLGTQNTEEIISIVKALEPSFGGINLEDISAPRCFEILKHLDSETSIPVFHDDQQGTAVVVLAGLQNALKLAGKRISDVKIVVNGIGAAGYNITKLLLEYGAKNVYPCDVYGLLNESTALHEYHLEISRLTNPKNISATLKECLKDADVFIGVSKGNLLTGEDIKQMAKNPVIFALANPTPEIMPDTAYENGAFIVATGRSDFPNQVNNLLAFPGIMRAAVEKQRKITHTILLKAAEIISKTVEPSRYMILPKATDRRLHEMLYKGLIEIFD; encoded by the coding sequence ATGGGACCGTTGGACATTCATAGATTGTTGCAAGGAAAGTACAAAATAACCGTGCCATTGGAAGTTACGGAAGAAAATCTCAAATACCTTTATACACCAGGAGTTGCAGAAGTTGCAATGGAGTGTGCAAGAGAGCCAAGTAATGCTTTCATATATACAAGGCGAAAACGCGTAATAGCAGTTGTAAGTGACGGGAGCGCAGTTCTTGGACTGGGAAACATTGGACCGTACGGAGCATTACCTGTCATGGAAGGAAAGGCGATGCTTTTTAAGGAATTTGGAAACTTGGATGCATTTCCGATATGTCTCGGTACTCAGAATACGGAAGAAATAATAAGCATTGTAAAAGCACTTGAACCTTCGTTTGGCGGGATAAATTTAGAAGACATTTCCGCACCAAGATGCTTCGAGATACTGAAACATTTGGATAGTGAAACTTCAATCCCCGTATTTCACGATGATCAACAAGGGACAGCTGTAGTTGTACTTGCGGGATTGCAAAATGCACTAAAATTGGCTGGTAAGAGAATATCCGATGTAAAGATAGTGGTGAATGGAATCGGTGCTGCAGGGTATAATATCACCAAACTACTTCTAGAATACGGTGCGAAGAACGTATATCCTTGTGACGTGTACGGATTACTGAATGAATCCACAGCTTTACACGAGTATCATCTAGAAATATCCAGGTTAACTAATCCAAAGAATATAAGTGCAACGCTCAAAGAGTGTTTAAAAGACGCAGATGTCTTTATTGGGGTTTCGAAAGGTAATCTACTGACAGGCGAGGATATTAAACAAATGGCAAAGAATCCCGTAATATTTGCCTTAGCAAATCCGACACCAGAGATAATGCCTGATACAGCTTATGAAAACGGTGCGTTCATTGTTGCAACAGGTAGATCTGATTTTCCAAATCAGGTGAATAATCTCCTTGCATTTCCAGGAATTATGCGAGCTGCGGTAGAAAAACAAAGAAAGATTACACATACCATACTCTTGAAAGCGGCTGAAATCATATCAAAAACTGTGGAGCCAAGCAGATACATGATACTCCCTAAAGCAACCGATAGAAGATTGCACGAAATGCTTTATAAGGGTCTAATCGAAATTTTTGATTAG
- a CDS encoding ATP-binding cassette domain-containing protein: MLELVEISYRTNEKEILSDVTMKFLPGYKYAVIGTNGAGKSTIGYVIMGLSSYKPYKGKIMLDGKDITSLTVTERAKLGITLMWQEPARFEGMTIESYLTLGGKLALQKNEVIEAMEFVGLNPNLYLKRFVDKTLSGGERKRVELASIILLKPRYAILDEPDSGIDLMSLNIINDVVNYIAQYGGTPIIITHREEMAYNTDYGYLICAGKVLMHGKTENVLNAFRNTCEACTHPNIPQNNELGK; encoded by the coding sequence ATGTTAGAGCTGGTTGAGATATCCTACAGAACTAATGAAAAAGAGATACTAAGTGATGTGACTATGAAGTTTTTACCAGGTTATAAATACGCAGTAATTGGAACAAACGGTGCAGGAAAGAGCACGATAGGATACGTTATAATGGGGCTGAGTTCGTACAAACCCTACAAAGGGAAAATCATGCTTGACGGCAAGGACATTACCAGTTTAACAGTAACAGAAAGAGCCAAGCTTGGAATTACCTTAATGTGGCAAGAGCCTGCAAGATTTGAGGGAATGACCATAGAAAGTTACCTGACATTAGGTGGGAAACTCGCACTCCAAAAAAACGAGGTTATCGAGGCAATGGAGTTCGTAGGGCTCAATCCCAATCTTTATCTTAAAAGGTTTGTTGACAAAACGCTGAGTGGTGGAGAAAGAAAGCGCGTAGAGTTGGCATCAATAATATTGCTAAAACCAAGATACGCGATATTAGACGAACCGGATTCCGGGATCGACTTGATGAGCTTGAACATAATCAACGATGTTGTTAATTACATCGCGCAATATGGTGGAACACCAATTATAATAACACACAGAGAAGAGATGGCTTACAACACAGACTACGGTTATCTAATATGCGCTGGCAAGGTTTTAATGCACGGTAAAACAGAAAATGTCTTAAACGCATTCCGAAATACCTGTGAAGCTTGTACACATCCGAATATTCCTCAAAATAACGAACTCGGGAAATAG
- a CDS encoding queuosine precursor transporter → MFNVFVLFLEYMLSTLIILLALRFMKREGAYVALATLIIASNLGVAKLFKLFGLEVTAANMSMGMAFVIYSILTEVYGKEEGRKAVWTGFFAQLAFVLLGLVYTSYVPSKNDFAQSYLSQVFALTPRIAFASWTAFILSGYTAVWIHHALKGKTKLWVRNNAATKIGQIVDNLIFVTIAFLGLVDFKTYLQIFLTTSVVEFALDYVDTWVVYLGVNFLKEDDRNFEVAKL, encoded by the coding sequence ATGTTCAACGTTTTTGTGCTGTTTTTGGAGTACATGCTTTCAACCTTGATTATTCTTTTGGCACTTCGGTTTATGAAAAGAGAAGGAGCTTACGTAGCTCTAGCCACGCTTATCATAGCATCGAACCTTGGTGTTGCGAAGCTATTCAAATTATTCGGTCTTGAAGTAACTGCTGCCAACATGAGCATGGGCATGGCATTCGTTATCTATTCTATTTTGACAGAAGTTTATGGTAAAGAAGAGGGAAGAAAAGCTGTTTGGACTGGATTTTTTGCGCAACTTGCCTTTGTTTTACTTGGCCTCGTCTATACAAGCTATGTTCCATCTAAAAACGACTTTGCACAGAGCTATCTATCACAAGTCTTTGCTTTGACTCCCAGAATAGCATTTGCAAGTTGGACCGCTTTTATACTCTCCGGTTACACGGCAGTCTGGATACATCACGCTCTTAAAGGAAAAACAAAACTCTGGGTGAGAAATAACGCTGCAACAAAGATAGGACAAATTGTCGATAACCTCATATTTGTGACAATTGCATTCCTTGGACTTGTTGATTTTAAGACGTACCTGCAAATTTTTCTAACAACCAGTGTTGTGGAATTCGCACTTGACTATGTCGATACCTGGGTCGTGTACCTTGGAGTTAATTTTTTGAAAGAAGACGATAGAAATTTTGAAGTGGCAAAGCTTTAA
- a CDS encoding DDE-type integrase/transposase/recombinase: MQIHKVKKAFVKFRCRSCHTRDEIPTNLPQFVPLPFDSFKFFRFPIFIVLKAFVLYFKAVSLRSIRDSLNIKVSHVAIYKWILKLSCFFSILVPVDAFKVHGDETVVLFKSKKYYVWFLVEHDSNLIVAWHVSKYRDMGQVKILLEKFFGNNERTIELITDGLGAYGAVKILYKNINHIVVRLGQNNQCESKFSLFQDFVRAKRGFKNIDNLPMYVNSFCVVRNLLKLNNNDIARVICVLLSSITTS; the protein is encoded by the coding sequence ATGCAAATCCACAAAGTCAAAAAAGCCTTCGTTAAGTTCCGTTGCCGTTCTTGCCATACCAGAGACGAAATCCCAACTAACTTACCTCAATTTGTCCCTCTTCCTTTCGACTCTTTCAAGTTCTTCCGTTTCCCTATCTTTATTGTCCTTAAAGCCTTCGTCCTTTATTTCAAAGCTGTGTCCTTGCGTTCCATCAGAGACTCACTTAATATCAAAGTCTCTCATGTCGCTATCTACAAGTGGATCCTTAAGTTGTCTTGTTTCTTTTCCATCCTCGTTCCTGTAGATGCTTTCAAAGTCCATGGTGATGAAACTGTCGTTTTGTTTAAATCCAAAAAGTACTACGTTTGGTTCTTAGTTGAGCACGATTCGAATCTTATTGTTGCTTGGCATGTATCCAAATATCGCGATATGGGTCAAGTGAAGATATTGTTAGAGAAGTTCTTTGGTAACAACGAAAGAACAATCGAACTAATTACAGATGGACTTGGTGCATATGGTGCAGTGAAGATACTATACAAGAATATCAATCATATTGTTGTGAGACTTGGGCAAAACAATCAATGTGAATCGAAGTTTTCGTTATTCCAAGACTTTGTACGAGCCAAGCGTGGATTTAAGAATATTGACAATCTTCCAATGTACGTGAACAGCTTTTGTGTAGTGAGAAATCTCTTGAAACTGAACAACAATGATATTGCGCGTGTTATCTGTGTTCTATTGTCTTCCATCACTACAAGTTAA
- a CDS encoding SufB/SufD family protein — MDVKKEFEAIVKTAEKLGTDASNFMDKRIASIIISGNRVIGLNNVPGLKLVPTTMQDGVQVDMEIEENVQIPFPIHVCTGYLEKKGYQRVVFNIRVKKNAKVKFTAHCVFPQAEEFTHEAVSNVVVEEGAIMEYNDEHYHSDAGTITLKTTTNAVVENGGVYRNTFHLTKTRVGRLEVKMNLTLKENAVGELVSKVKASKNDEVDINEVVYLNGERARGLAKTVVVGLDESKVNVLNEAYGNAPYSRAHISCEEITKGEKVVVSTTPILKITNDLAELTHEASIGRVSEKQLETLMAKGLTEDEATELIIKGLLM; from the coding sequence ATGGATGTGAAAAAGGAATTTGAGGCAATTGTTAAAACAGCGGAAAAACTTGGAACTGATGCTTCGAACTTTATGGATAAAAGGATAGCTTCAATCATAATAAGCGGTAACCGTGTAATAGGTCTTAACAACGTCCCAGGTTTGAAATTAGTTCCCACAACAATGCAAGATGGTGTCCAGGTCGATATGGAAATAGAGGAGAATGTCCAAATTCCGTTTCCTATTCATGTTTGCACAGGCTATTTAGAAAAGAAGGGCTACCAGCGTGTTGTGTTCAACATAAGAGTGAAGAAAAACGCCAAGGTTAAATTCACCGCTCACTGCGTTTTTCCGCAAGCTGAGGAATTCACACACGAAGCCGTTTCCAACGTAGTTGTCGAAGAAGGAGCCATCATGGAATATAACGATGAACATTACCATAGTGATGCGGGGACAATAACGCTTAAGACAACAACTAATGCTGTAGTTGAAAATGGTGGAGTATACAGGAATACGTTCCACCTTACAAAGACAAGAGTCGGAAGACTGGAAGTGAAAATGAACCTAACCTTAAAAGAAAATGCCGTAGGTGAACTTGTCAGCAAAGTAAAAGCTTCCAAGAATGATGAAGTGGACATAAACGAAGTAGTTTATCTAAATGGAGAAAGAGCGAGGGGCCTTGCCAAGACTGTTGTTGTCGGACTTGATGAATCTAAAGTAAATGTTCTAAACGAAGCTTACGGCAACGCACCTTATTCCAGAGCTCACATCTCTTGTGAGGAAATTACAAAAGGCGAAAAAGTTGTGGTATCAACTACCCCTATTCTAAAAATAACAAATGACCTTGCAGAGTTGACCCATGAAGCTTCGATAGGCCGTGTAAGTGAGAAGCAACTTGAAACACTTATGGCAAAAGGATTGACAGAAGATGAAGCTACTGAGCTGATTATTAAGGGCCTTCTTATGTGA
- a CDS encoding 2-phosphosulfolactate phosphatase yields MLYTFFNYKEVELFERKIDSEVPDVIKYFDISVVIDVLRATSTIITALSNGATCVIPVSDIAQALSLKYYNPGYLLGGERGGQKIEGFDLGNSPFEYDEKTVKEKTVILTTTNGTSSILSASRIAQKVLLASFLNLSSVVNMLSGYDAYTNIAIICAGNNGEASYEDIQVAGAIIFGIVRKRSHRLSDSSIIALKLWESLKRPDFSGEHAHRLRELGFEKDLEFCQMIDHFRLIAKFENGKIVKIG; encoded by the coding sequence TTGCTTTACACGTTCTTCAACTACAAAGAAGTGGAGTTATTTGAACGGAAAATAGATTCGGAAGTACCTGACGTGATTAAATATTTCGATATTTCGGTAGTAATTGATGTACTACGTGCAACTTCTACGATAATTACTGCCTTATCGAATGGTGCAACATGTGTTATACCAGTTTCAGATATCGCGCAAGCCTTGAGTCTGAAGTATTATAACCCAGGTTATCTTCTGGGTGGTGAACGAGGAGGACAGAAGATTGAAGGTTTCGATTTGGGGAATTCTCCTTTCGAGTACGATGAAAAAACCGTAAAGGAAAAAACTGTTATTCTGACTACAACAAACGGAACTAGTTCTATACTCAGTGCTTCAAGGATAGCTCAGAAAGTTCTATTAGCTTCTTTCCTCAATTTAAGTTCGGTGGTCAACATGCTCAGCGGTTACGACGCTTATACAAATATTGCGATTATTTGTGCTGGGAACAACGGTGAAGCATCTTACGAAGACATCCAAGTTGCAGGAGCGATTATTTTTGGAATTGTTAGAAAACGTTCTCACCGGTTGTCAGATAGCTCCATTATAGCGTTAAAACTCTGGGAATCACTGAAACGTCCAGATTTTTCAGGAGAGCACGCACACAGGTTGCGGGAACTGGGCTTTGAGAAAGATTTGGAATTCTGTCAGATGATAGATCATTTTCGATTAATAGCCAAGTTCGAAAATGGAAAAATAGTCAAAATAGGATAA
- a CDS encoding IS110 family transposase has product MNNFSIFVGIDVSKDKFNVCAISNPSSIIFESSFDMSQQGFSSFANKLSAFPKQSIIIAMESTGCYHLNLLAFLSSNDFACAVFNPLTVKNFASLRKTKTDKIDARIIATALFYLQHQIPSSAFVNSELRDIVRARENIIHRIAKVKGNIEKLLNVLFPELERVTNIYSDTILNLLSHFPSAKAIQKARNLDVFFSKDRGRSTKLNAQKLKELANNSIAQYWPMKEKILVQNIKELQFLQQQLEEYDKMMKEYCECSAINLDIEILTSIPGIGENSAMHFLAEVGDISRFSTYKKLIAYCGLDPSIAQSGKSKVEGHISKRGNAHLRRILWLMAVSVVIHNEYFRTYYERKRQQGLPYKKAIMSVVHKLLRTLYAMLRKKEKFNIDYAISHSKQKFNFA; this is encoded by the coding sequence ATGAATAACTTCTCCATATTCGTCGGCATCGATGTTTCCAAGGATAAGTTCAACGTCTGCGCTATCTCTAATCCCAGTTCCATCATCTTCGAATCTTCTTTCGATATGTCCCAGCAAGGCTTTTCCTCCTTCGCAAACAAACTCTCTGCCTTCCCAAAACAATCCATCATCATCGCTATGGAATCTACTGGCTGTTATCATCTCAACCTTCTGGCTTTCCTTTCTTCCAACGACTTTGCTTGCGCTGTTTTTAATCCTCTAACTGTTAAAAACTTTGCTTCTCTTCGAAAGACCAAAACCGACAAAATCGATGCTCGCATTATCGCTACTGCTTTGTTTTACCTACAACATCAAATTCCTTCTTCTGCTTTTGTCAACTCTGAGCTTCGTGATATTGTCAGAGCACGCGAAAACATTATCCACCGCATCGCAAAAGTTAAAGGCAATATCGAAAAACTGCTCAACGTTCTTTTCCCTGAACTCGAAAGAGTTACCAATATCTACAGTGACACTATCCTCAATCTTCTTTCTCATTTCCCTTCTGCCAAGGCTATTCAAAAGGCTCGTAATCTGGATGTGTTCTTTTCCAAAGACCGTGGCAGAAGTACAAAACTTAATGCTCAAAAACTTAAAGAACTCGCTAATAACTCGATTGCTCAATATTGGCCGATGAAAGAAAAGATTCTTGTGCAAAATATCAAAGAACTACAATTTTTACAGCAACAGCTTGAAGAATACGACAAGATGATGAAAGAATATTGCGAATGTAGTGCGATAAACCTTGATATCGAGATACTCACGTCAATACCAGGTATTGGTGAAAACAGCGCGATGCATTTCTTGGCAGAAGTTGGAGATATCTCAAGATTTAGTACATACAAAAAACTCATTGCGTATTGTGGACTCGATCCAAGCATTGCCCAATCAGGCAAAAGCAAAGTAGAAGGACACATATCGAAAAGGGGCAATGCCCACCTAAGACGAATACTATGGCTAATGGCAGTGAGTGTAGTGATTCACAACGAATATTTCCGAACATACTATGAACGAAAAAGGCAGCAAGGTTTACCGTACAAAAAAGCGATAATGTCAGTAGTACACAAGTTATTGCGAACGTTGTACGCAATGTTGAGAAAGAAAGAGAAGTTCAATATTGATTATGCTATCTCACACTCAAAACAAAAATTTAATTTTGCATAG
- a CDS encoding EAL domain-containing protein, producing MIVNKILAMIGVLVSVVNFAYALDRKVYRISKGALHVAVHVLLFSCTEFFKYEVTNILLLEKFQDILLLYLPVAVFSFTLDFSGTEKSKNKMLFLYTIPTLYLILALTNEYHKLFWSGEVKTVFYGPEKIRPHGSFIPWTYFIFAVILLSLAAKYIFESKKLDEKTKKRTILIFIFGMSGTVAVYLANFNYTLLSFILSHTVMFLNLLTINYAWRRILLSARFKAYEYSKDGYIVVDSVNGRVLDMNESASQHLGLGREATIGRVEAKIRNLIKKNGEIIFENNKFLSISTTEYEKDGTVLVILKDVTSEIASKRHIEKTQAFFKTLFENIPDGAVILDKDGIVKECNNQFLTMFGYSKEEVLAKPIDELILPKDLETESDKLRNLVLEQKFLRVETTRRRKDGTLVDVRITVSVIETDEEVLIYAIYTDITAEREAMNIARNVLQRDPLTGLYSRHYFIRKLSSTIEFSSIDDYNAVIAIDIRDFSLFNSTRGHSFGDELLREIAKRLKQVLREGDTIGRPYADEFWILLEKVGKDYKQAKATVANIVGKLEAELRKFYNVNSEILEIKFSTGIHIFSSMDNAEDVLRKLNLALSRAKSSRDGTVYYSALIDNELQELATKERALKEAVFNGELKIFLQPICNSYSEIVGAEALLRWLKKDGSIVPPLDFIKFLEENGMIISVGEEVLRQVCEFMASNDDSIAFVDVNVSPVQLRHPNMAERFIEIISAYEIKPKKIVIEFTENILIDMNQTVKSNVEKLLNFGCQLCIDDFGTGYSSLSYLTVLPLKKIKVDRSFVSRIPEDSRSIKILEAVYNIARSFNLDAIPEGVENEKQLEILTMIGYKLFQG from the coding sequence TTGATTGTCAACAAAATATTGGCCATGATAGGTGTACTTGTATCTGTTGTAAACTTTGCGTATGCTTTAGATAGAAAGGTTTACAGAATTTCAAAAGGTGCTCTTCATGTTGCTGTGCACGTATTGCTATTTAGTTGTACAGAGTTTTTCAAATACGAAGTAACTAACATCTTGTTATTAGAAAAATTTCAGGACATACTTTTACTTTACTTACCGGTTGCCGTGTTTTCATTTACTTTGGATTTTTCAGGAACAGAAAAGTCCAAAAATAAGATGTTATTTCTATATACCATTCCAACACTTTATTTAATTTTAGCACTCACTAACGAATACCACAAGTTATTTTGGTCTGGCGAGGTAAAGACTGTATTTTACGGTCCAGAAAAAATTAGGCCGCATGGTTCGTTTATTCCTTGGACATACTTCATTTTCGCTGTAATATTGCTCTCATTGGCTGCTAAATACATATTTGAGAGTAAGAAGCTTGACGAGAAAACGAAGAAACGCACCATCTTAATATTTATATTTGGCATGTCTGGCACAGTTGCGGTATATCTCGCAAATTTTAACTACACGCTGCTTTCGTTTATTCTATCGCATACAGTAATGTTTTTAAATCTCTTGACCATAAATTACGCATGGCGAAGAATTTTGCTCTCAGCAAGGTTTAAAGCGTACGAATACTCCAAAGATGGGTATATTGTAGTTGATAGTGTTAACGGACGTGTTCTTGATATGAATGAATCTGCCTCACAACATCTTGGTTTGGGAAGAGAAGCTACAATTGGGAGAGTAGAAGCAAAGATAAGAAATTTAATCAAGAAAAACGGTGAGATTATTTTCGAAAATAACAAGTTTCTTAGTATTTCCACAACCGAATACGAAAAAGATGGTACAGTGCTTGTTATTCTAAAGGATGTAACCAGTGAAATTGCTTCAAAGAGGCACATAGAAAAAACCCAAGCATTTTTTAAAACACTTTTCGAAAACATCCCTGATGGTGCTGTGATATTGGACAAAGATGGGATAGTCAAGGAGTGCAACAACCAATTTCTTACTATGTTTGGTTATAGCAAGGAAGAAGTTCTCGCAAAACCTATTGATGAGTTAATATTGCCAAAAGATTTGGAAACAGAGTCTGATAAACTTAGAAATTTAGTTCTTGAGCAAAAATTCTTGAGAGTTGAAACGACAAGGCGAAGAAAAGATGGTACGCTGGTTGATGTTAGGATTACTGTCTCCGTAATTGAAACCGACGAAGAAGTGCTTATATACGCAATATACACTGATATCACCGCTGAAAGGGAAGCTATGAACATCGCAAGAAATGTTCTGCAAAGGGACCCACTAACAGGACTTTATTCAAGACACTATTTCATAAGAAAGCTATCCTCAACGATTGAGTTCTCTTCGATAGATGATTACAACGCAGTTATCGCCATAGATATCAGGGATTTCTCCCTTTTCAACAGTACCAGGGGACATAGCTTTGGGGATGAGTTGCTAAGAGAAATTGCAAAAAGATTAAAACAAGTTCTTCGAGAGGGAGACACTATAGGAAGACCTTATGCGGATGAATTTTGGATCTTGCTCGAAAAAGTTGGAAAAGACTATAAGCAGGCAAAAGCAACTGTTGCAAACATTGTAGGAAAACTTGAAGCAGAATTAAGAAAGTTCTACAATGTAAATAGCGAAATCTTGGAGATAAAGTTTTCAACAGGGATACATATCTTTAGCTCGATGGACAATGCCGAAGACGTATTGAGAAAGCTTAACCTCGCACTTTCACGAGCAAAGTCTTCAAGAGATGGCACGGTTTATTACAGTGCTCTTATTGACAACGAACTCCAAGAATTAGCAACAAAGGAGCGGGCGTTGAAAGAAGCTGTTTTCAATGGCGAGCTCAAGATCTTCTTGCAACCTATTTGTAACTCTTATTCAGAAATAGTTGGAGCAGAGGCGCTTCTACGCTGGCTAAAAAAAGACGGTTCTATAGTCCCACCGCTTGATTTTATAAAATTTTTAGAAGAAAACGGAATGATTATATCTGTTGGTGAAGAAGTGCTAAGGCAAGTCTGTGAGTTCATGGCTAGTAACGACGATTCTATAGCATTTGTCGATGTAAATGTTAGCCCAGTTCAGCTAAGACATCCAAATATGGCTGAACGCTTCATTGAAATCATTTCTGCTTATGAGATAAAACCAAAAAAGATAGTTATTGAATTTACCGAAAACATACTTATCGACATGAACCAAACGGTGAAGAGCAATGTTGAGAAGCTTTTGAACTTTGGTTGCCAGCTGTGTATAGATGACTTCGGAACCGGTTACTCTTCATTATCATACTTAACAGTACTACCTTTGAAAAAGATAAAAGTCGACAGGTCGTTTGTATCGCGAATTCCGGAAGATTCACGCTCAATAAAAATACTAGAGGCAGTCTACAACATCGCAAGGTCATTCAACTTAGATGCGATTCCTGAAGGAGTAGAAAATGAAAAGCAGCTCGAAATATTGACGATGATCGGTTACAAGTTGTTCCAAGGTTAG